From Bactrocera oleae isolate idBacOlea1 chromosome 4, idBacOlea1, whole genome shotgun sequence:
ACTAGATTTTTCACGCGTCTTAATAATGCCACATTTGTCCATCAAGACCGTACTCTCTAATAAACTACATATTGTCAGCACGAACTAAACAAAgggtcaaattaaaatttatttatatttataattttgtactaaaataatttttatataaatgtattatgAACTAAACATAGTGTAAATATTTGCCTGTTTCAGTTGCAATCTAATTGCACCACACTCTGCTCTGCATGATATACATATCCATGATCCATGTATTCATATACTTAATCGCTCAATAGACTTTCGGCAATATATAGTAGCGCACTTTGTTGCAGTAGCGTACCCAAGATGAATGATAACGCGACATATTGCGCGCTTGTAGCCGTTGTGTGCGATGTAATAACACTATGCATAGGAGCAGTATGCATATGAGTGGTGGCCAAGCGAATCGCAAAAACAGAGGCATAGCTAAAGCACAGAGCGTCATTAATTCACCTGTATAATTGGGATGACGTAGACGACCCCATAACGGGCCGAGTAAAAGACGTCTTCCTTGATATGTGTGTATAGTTTCGATGCCGGCAAAGTAAGGATTTGTGGGATTTACACGATATTTATACTTGACAGCACTACTTATACGTTTAAGCAATAAACCGGCGATTAGTAATGCGATTGGTACATAAGCAGCAAAACAACAAGCCAGTGGTGTTGACGTTTGCACGTTGCGGCCAAGTTGTTGCTCAAAGAAGTAGCGTGCTACCGCTGTCAGCAAGTGTGGCGTAGCACCATAACGTAGCAATAACAAAGCACCGAAACCTTCACTTTGCAGTTCAAACGAAGAGCTCATATGATGCTCGAATATTAAAGCATCCCAAAGATATACCAGCAGCATACCCGATGTGAGTAGAGCAGCGCTATCATAATATGTGTTGTTGTAATAGTACATAACTGTGCTCCAGATGCCATCTTCACTAGGCGGATTTTCAGGCAACGTTACCAGTTTTATTAAGAAACATTCCACATAGACCAGTGTCAACAGCAAAGTCATACGATAAAATACCACTTTGAAGTCGATAAAATCTAACCATTTCGGATTTACTTGTCTGCCTTGCGCGTAGTCCACCAAAAAGTTACCGGTTTTGCCATATAGATTTCCGTGTACACGATTTTTGCGTCCCACTACTGCCAAAGAGCGTATATAAGCCCAAAGTGACAAAACAAAAGCATTTATAAAACTGTAAACGCAAAATCGCAGTTGATGACGCAGCAAGAAATCAATTAAACCCTTATTCGCAATTTGGGTATAACCAAGGACCAATGTAATTATTATTGCTATAGGCAATCCATTAAACTTATATTCAAGTGCATAATATGGGCTGCTGCGTTCGGTAGGCAAGCGTACGTACCTCCCACATAGGAGTACAGATAATATAATTACTCCCACATTGAACATGAGAAATGCAATAGCAGCTTCACCGTTGAAAAGCGAATTCAATATATCGTACATTTTTACAGAATCGATATCAGTATAGGGCATTCTCAACTCACAGATATTTTTCTGGCAACACCATTGTAAATAATACACTAAACAGGGCCCAACTGTCATTAAGAGAGTTGTTCCTATCCAACCACCAAATTCGCTTGGTATCTCTAACTGACGACAGTTTTGCCCAATCGCTGAAGTAGAGTAAGAATGAGGGCTGGTAAcattaaaacttttgtattcCTCGATTTCTTCTTCCTCCTCATTATCATCCTCACCGGTGCGTCCATTTGTTTCATTATCAGAAAACTCTGCCTTAGAAGAAGCGCCATCATCGAAAATAGAACGTGATACGGACCGGCTATATCGACTTTCGAGTTCAGTGTTTGTTGTTGGCGTGTGCGTACCTTCACGCTTATCGCCATCAATGGCTTTTGACACAGAACGACGTATGTAAtctgataatttttgaaattcagtATCCAATGCAGATGTGGTTGAACGTATTTCGACAGTTTTTTGAGTGCTACTACTGCTATAGGTGCTGTGTATAGATGATGTGGACTTTGTTGCAAAGCGAGGTGAGCTTCTGCCACCTGTGCTGAGATTGGAACCAACTATAGTTGGTATAGGTGTTTTGGATGTTGTATTGGGTGATGGGGTCTAGTtgcataataataaattaatttttttcataaaattcatttttgtttaTCTTACCTCTTTTAACTCTTTAATGGGAGAAGGATTTGCTACCGGAGATGATCTTatcaaaattgttgttgttgatggcgCTGACGATACAATCGATGTTCGTGGACGCGAAGAGCGGCGTGTGCGGCTTGGCGAAGCACGTCTTGCCGGTGAGACATTTGTCTTAGACGTACTACGCTTGGTAGGCACATTTACATGTGTACTTGTTGTGCTCGGTTTCTCAGTTGCTGCTAACGTTACCGAAACGTCTTTGCGTTTAGGGCGCCCTCGAGTACGCCGTCCCtccatttttcattaatttgtatATCGCAATCCCAGTattttgtctaaaaaaaaatatacaaaaacaaaaaaaaactcaaattatCAAGTTGAATTGGAATTTATGATTGTCCACCGCAACGTTCTTTCGCGCGCAACACGAAGTCGACGTCGACGTTActgtacattaatttttttttgattgcagCATTGCAGCCCTGCCGAGGTATTTTTATTCGCTAAACATTGTTCGCAgcctaatatatatacttacctaAAGTAAATTCGTATAACACACAGTTGAGAAAATAGACCAATAGACCAATATAcattaataatttaacaaataaatggattttatttattaagtccaaatctgccacaaaaattttttacaagtgATGCCGCTTCGACTTTTGTAATAAATGAATTTGTGTAAGCGTCGAAAaagaagagtataaaaaggaaaaGAACCAATGCATCTTCAGGGGGGTTAGTGGTGGAaagaaatatgtgtgtgtaaatgaaacaaatacaaaaaaggcAGCTGAAAAGTTCTAGGATAACTAGTGTTGAATAACGGCAAAATTAATGCAGATTTTAACAATGATCAAATATTTTCGTTGAATAGATGGAAATATGTGGTTACATTAAAGTTGGCTAACaagttcaaataattttatgtaatcaTATAATAAGTCACTAACATTAGACTTGTAATTTACAATTTAGTTctaataaatcaaatttaaaaaaagtacataatatttttaaaaccctGGCAACTTGTTAGTACTGTCAGATAATTGCATTTCGTAAGTTGAGAAAATATAGTCGCAATTGCAATACAGAACCAAAACAGGAGTAGaggaaattttggaaaattattgaATTGTTTTCCTAATATTTTTGGCCCACCAGAATCAGAAAGTaagcaagaaaaaataattttcaataggTAAAAGAACATTATTTGTTTCAGTAGTTTATCTAAAAATTTTCCGTTTATTCCGTcaaactaaaaattttctttgtttttacaaaCATTCCACTTGGCTTTACTTCCTGTCTACCGTCTGTGCTGCTGTAAAATTCGGTAATACCGctgtgaaaaaaaattcaacggAACATAGTCATAAATTGTGTAAAGTGCCAACGACCGCATATTGTGACATAATCTGGGGAAAACTATAACAAAGTCCCCAACACAACTTTGAACGTCAGGCAGAAACTTTTTCAGCGGAAAACCTGCcaagaaaagaaacaaaaacgttTATCCATTATTGAGAATGGCTACACCACACTCTCCAACCCGCATGTTCAATGGTCTGGATGAAGATATTTATAATGAAGCTAAATTTGCACATGAAATAAATGACAAAATGCGAGTTCCCAAACGCATTAAAGCAACAGGAGAATTTTCTGACGAAGATTTACTTTTATCAAATCAAAATGGCTTAATTAATTCATGGAATTATCACGATAAAATTGACATGAACGTACCAGATCGTATAGTGGTATTAGGTCATAATCAACATCTTGAGACACGTTCCGCACCACGCGAAATACAATTGGAAAACTCAATTCTACCAAAGAATCCAACGGTCAGCATGGTGCGTGTACAGACACCACCTCGTGTTATTACACTAAATGAACACCATTTTCCGTCTGCTTCTGAGGAGAGTTCACCACATCGATATGACGACGGTGCCGACTATGAAGATGGCGATTACGATGACGACGATGATACACGTCCTCCTCCTTATGTACGCGCTAATGGTATAGGCCATGCGCAAGTCGGATTTCATCCCACTGACTCTAATTCTGTGGAATCTGACTCACAAGtaagtttgaattaaaaatgaaCATTAATTGTAATACAATGTAAGTCAAAAACCTTATCACAAATATTATATcagtatacgtatatatacataatatatgtatatatatatatatatatatataaagtatgttatcattttaatgcaaaaattttataccTTACATAATAATGTCCCGATGTACCAATTCAACATATTTTACTATACTGCCATAAACGAACTAGTCCCAAACGCTCTTTTTTTCCCCAAGAGCATATACTtatctgccatacaagctggccgaacaaaatcaaattcttgtatggaatattttgtatttgtggaggGTGCAAccaagttaaagttttttcttgttttaataatttttttgactgGAAAAACTTGTAGAGTATATTCCCATGCAAAATTGcttaacacaaaatttcaatcaaattcattgtgaaaattatacacattcTCAACAactattcaatttattttgctaAGCAGACATATTTTTACAGATTTGCCATACTGTAAACTAACATTTGTGAAATGCTAAATGCTTTGAAAACGATCGCTTTAAAAGATTTGCTGGTGCTTTAGtcaagtttttgtttgtttcatttcatctatatatttgttttaatttatctcGTTTCAGTTGACTACAGGTGGTGCCAGCAAACGTTCGCAGCAATTGGTATACAACAATCATGATGCATCAATTGTCAGCCATCGTGAAGGTACACCGATGGGAGAGCTTACACCACATGAAGAGATCCTATATTTGCGTCGGCAATTAGCCAAACTTAATCGTCGCGTATTGAACATTGAAATTAGTAACGAGCAGCGGCTGCAACGCGAAAAAATCGTCTATTGTTTGGGCTTAGCGTATTTCGTTTTGAAGGCTGTCTTTTGGTTAAATCGTAATTGAGCTTTTTTTATTAAGTACGTACATGCATGCATACGAGTATCATTAGTAAGCGCAAAAACCGAGGCATTTTTATGGAATTTTGTTATTCGCCGAAAATGTTTGGGGTTCGAAAGTTACGAAAAAATGTTATTGGTTAGGGCGGTAGTGTAAGTACGCGCTaattctaatatatatattataacaatgttttcttttttttttggttttattttcgtATTTGTAGCAATGGAGAAAGTgtgtatttgaatttaaattgataaacccacgaagatttgatatattataacctaaattatttcaatattaataattgTTAATATGCGCCCATatcgaaataatataaaaatatttacataaatgcaaagaaaagaaaagtttGTGGGGAAAATAATGTTCCTTGCCgaatcaaatatttatgttatttcgATATTTGTCcataatatcaaaatatatacatttaaaaagcGCCAATGTCTATCTAATAAGAATagtagataaaaaatatttttcgtgatTTATTTCTGATATTCTTTCTTTATTTGGATTTTAAAAACATACTACAAACGCCGATTTAATTTTACTAGtatttatattgatatatttctatatataaaatttcattacaatGATTTCTACTCTAATGCcatattattgttaaatatgttaaatctgaAAGAAGAAATGAAActagttagaaaaaaatatgcagTACGTTGTATatgttaaattgtttatttaataaaagtacGGATCTGTTCAAACAGTTGTGACTTAACGCAATACGAGAGACACGTCTTTGAAGGGATCCaaacattttctaataaaaaaaaatgctttattaAGGGATTGTAATCGTACTCATAAATAGATTACGTTTTATTTCCTTCAACATCTTCCGATTGCGTTTAGTAAGTTCGTTCTTTGTGAATCAGTAGTACCATATTGAATACTGAAAACCAAACAAAGTTAGCGCACAATTAGCAGATTTATTGGAATTGCATTGTTGGTACATTAGTTAATTTTGGCATGTATGAGAATTTTCtttactatttttgttgtttctgcacAAAGCAACCATACCGTTTTGAAATTGAAACACATTTTACAAAATCGTTTTGGATGTTATAGGTATTACCTCTAAAGTTTCTTCATTCAGCTGCAGGCTTGAATAACTATCCTTCTCCTTTAAATTCTTGCATATCGAAAACaccaaattatttttcatttaatgtttATGCATTATTCCACACAATTTGGTATGTCATCACGTGCAATATTTTGGTAACATTGcaatcaaaaacaaacacaactaaaaatttacttatttcaaGTAAATAACCCTGATTCGCTTATACAACCTTTCACGCTATACCTACACTAACATATATGAaatgcaattatatatatacgactttttattatttcttcacgGCTTCCGACTACCACTTATTTTAATGTAACTATAGctctttttcaatttaataggtttttttttttatttaagtatataatattaaattaaatgcaatttttttgctaCATTACTTTGCATATGACTTTTACTACAACTAAAGacttttttatatcataaatGCATTTCTCTTTTACTGTTTTTCATGTACttgaaatttgctttaaaaaaaaatcaacttttttaCGACATATActatatgaatttaaatgtattgtgTGAATATATAGATATGGTTACGGATGGGCAAGCTGGtcttctttttactttttattattgaaaaaatgtgtttgcTATGATTTATTCAGTAAATCATCTAAAATTATTCGCTTTCTTCatcctcatcatcatcatcgtctTCCGACTCGGCCTTCTTGCTCTTTTTGGCGGGCTTTTTCGCCGCCTTACCACGCTTCTTGGTGGTGCCATTTGCTGAGCTACCGCCATTCGCTTCAAATTCTCTTACAGCGTCTTCGTAATTCTCCTTGGCCTTAGCTGCTTTTGCTTCCCATTCCTATTAAAAACacaattcataaaaaacaaGTTCATTTTaagtttcataatttttttaaattttatcacaaCTCACCGATTTGTCCTTCATTGCACGCCATAATTCTCCGCCCCTTTTCGCGACTTCAGTCACTTTAATACCGGGGTTTTCGCGCTTAATTTGTTCGCGTGCACTGTTGAGCCATATCATGTATGCGGATAGAGGACGCTTTGGTTTATCAGACATatttactgtttatttttaactttaggTGATGtatgaattagaaataaatgtCAAGTTCGAAGTTCTGAAACAAATGTAAGAATTTATTAACTATATGATCTAATACAATTTGTATTTAAGATTATTCAAGCCACAGTATGTTTCCCctagatataatattatagttaatAAGTTGAATTCCTAATGAACCATGATTCCGAGGAGAGACTATTTACAGCAGCACTTATAATACAAAGGCGAAAATCTCACGAAATCATGCGTTGAAACGACgctttttatttgatatacaatttaacaaAGTGAAGTTAGTAAGCATACAAATAGCGCgggatttcaatattttttgctgCAAACACCTTTATaagatacacacatacttagccgaggttaatatttttaaatgtacacTAGACACTAATTGgtcattatttttcaatataataaattaattcaatttcgaAGTAATATAcagcaaacaaatttaatattttccaatttctCACCAGatagatataaaattaaataaacccTTCTTCTGCAATCCTTGATTTCAACTGTACTATGGCTTATGCCGACAATGTCGATTTTGCCTTGCAGTTTAATTTGCGTCAACAGCACTGCTAACTGCGCTGCCACTGAACTGTTTTATTGCCTGTTTACTCGCTACTTTACCTGTGTCGGTACATAGGTAGCGagtcatacatatatgattacATGATGACGACAAATATAAGAAAGTATTGACATATGGGGTGACAAGAACAACTCAACGAGCGAAGCCGAGCCAAAAGATGAAAACAAACGACTTGCCGCGATGGCGGCAATTCTTTAGAAACGCAGGTATGCATTGTGATGAACAGAGTGGAAAatagagaaaacaataaatagAAAGATAaacaatttcatgaaaatatttatagcaaaatttaatacgaatatggcataaaatttttactaaacatCTCCATTACTGTTATAACTTGCAATGGACATTACttctataatataatttgattgatttgagatctattaaataaatttttagaatatatatttttaaatttcaatctCGTTAAGTAAGGACTTAATTGAACggttgtaaaaaatgtttggtaTACTTTTATTTTGCCTACGATGACGAAACTggatttcattcataaaagtgcCTAGACTAATTTTGCCGTGGATAgattttgtaattatatatcCAAAATTTTTACTGTCATCTTGCTAAAACTGGAATGCTACCGGCAAATCACAGGGGCAGAatcgaaatttattttgcgtAAGCTTGCGTACAGCTATAACTGCGTAACTTGAGTCAGGAAAATTTCTTAACTAATTTTTACCTGAAGCAACGCATTTAGTCTGTGGAAAcatgatttttttaataaaaaagcaaaagcgTCGGTAATAAATTTTGGCGCCAATGTAAAtaagtatatgcaaatataacgCGCAACGACGAATTCACGACACCGACATTGCAGATATGGATCGCTTAAGCTATCAAGTATTTTATCTTTCTATATTGAATCAATACGTTTTTGTCCTCTTAATTCTTCTAAACCTTAGTTTTATTAACTTACCTTGAACACACAACAAATttgatcaaaatatttattaataaatttcacGACCCAAAACAAAACTAACCGTTTAACTTCACTACAAAATCGGAATGAATTTGTTCAACAACTGTACTTGTACTTGAAGCTTGCCTCAGTAGAGAAAATgcccaataaaaaaataacgaatGCATAGGTAACGAGTAATTCAGCCAGAGTTGTATTTATAAAGTTAATTTGcagttatattttaaattaaataataatttgtaattgaTTCAAAACGTTTCTAAATGatttaacattaattaattatttactttcATGAAGTTTATCGAAtgtaaaaatatagttatatatggCCCAACATATAATCAACACCCTTCAATTTGCTGAATGAATTCAGACCGTCTACCAGAGAACTTATATCATGATATatcatgatatacgttctctgctataACAAGCCATTGAAAGTTGACACAactcaataataatttttttttcttggaaaGATTTTCAATATGGCTTTGTGAAAAAATAGCATTTATCTGAAAATATTATGTTGAGGTGCTGGGAGTTGCTTTCGATTGAACGATGGATACCTTTGACGAACATGCCTACCATCATTGAGAATGCATATCACACCGATCACAATagattttaaaaatcattttgtaAATAACATGCGAGtaataaaataagcaaatagtttttaaccttacattttgtattaaacataccaaaaaaaaaaaactatatcatGTTTAATCCTATTGATCATGGGCTTTCTAAAGACTTTCGACTCACCAATTTCTCGACTTTAAGAGGATGAGGATGTAAGTTGCCTGAAGCGGTACTCACCAGGTACCTACAGGAAACAGACATTTTACATAAAGTAGCTCACGATGAAAACAAAAAGGATAAGGATGGATTTATTGGTTCTGGAATGGATTGTGCTGTTATTCCTTTGGCTCGCCACAAAAACTATTTTCTCGTTCAAACTGTTGACTTTTTCTATCCACTAATTAATGACCCCAAAATAATGGGTAAAATAGCTTTGGCCAACGTGGTGAGCGACATATATGCTGTGGGTGTTACAACATTTGACAAGCTAAATATGCTTATTAGCGTTTCAACTGAGTTTTCAGAACTGGAAAGAGATGTTATCGTACCACAGATAGTTGAGGGATTTCTTGAGGCGGCAAAGGAGGCCGGAATACGTGTACATGTGCAGAGTATATCGTACAACCCTTGGTGCATAATAGGCGGCATAGCTAGTTCACTTTGTACTGAAGCAGAGATTATCATGCCCTCAAATGCTAAAGACGGTGATGCCATTATATTAACTAAACCGCTCGGTACACAATTAGCCACCAACGCCTATCTGTGGATGGAGGAGAAAAATGagaaatatcttaaaatttcgACACGTTTGAGTGATGATGACATTAGGaaaactttcaacaacgcaGTTAAGTCAATGACATTCCTCAACAAGATTGCCGCTCAACTAATGCACAAATATACAGCGCATGCTGCCACTGATGTGACTGGATTTGGTCTACTCGGACATGCAAAAAATCTCGCTTGTTTCCAGAAAGATAAATTatcatttgtattaaataaattgcCGATTATAACGAATGTAGTAACAATCGGTGAGATACTGGGACAAGACCTCAAGCTAAAAAGTGGCAAAGCAGTGGAAACTTCTGGTGGCCTATTAATATGCTTATCAGCCGATAAGGCTAAAGCATTTTGCGACGAGTTCTTTATGCTGAGCAATAAAGAGCAACAAGCTTGGATTGTTGGCAGTGTGAAGCACACGGAAGAGCGAGAAGCGTATCTGCAAGACGATGCAGAAGTCATCGAAGTTGATCAATAAAATTCATCTTTAGCCATAAACTtactataaatgtataaaagttTCAGTCATAATTTACCATAATGAGCGAGGGATTCAATTGATGACGAGTTTTTCGTAAAGatttaaaatcatgaaaatctCTGAGATAGTGTTGATCCTTCATTCGATATGATATAATTATGAATAGTGTTAAACAGTTGTTTTTCATTAAGACAatgtaaaagttaaaatatttaactaatgaCGAGATGTTCGTAAAGATATATATATCCCGAAAATTTTcgatatattttgatattaatttttattgcagcttgtgaataaacaaataaataagataatatGTAACATATTACTTCAATGTGTTATTATTGTAACAGCAAAAACACATTAACTGTTGATAGCGGTTTGGAACTAGAGTTTAaacgttttatattttatcaatttttaattcagattttgggattcaaaatgtgtgttaaattaaaaaataaaattttaaatttttaattaggaTGTTGGGATTCAGAATTTAAAATCAGAtctaattttcaattcaaatttttaactttatttccaATATATTGGAATTGAGATTTTTAATTTAGACAGTGTGATTACAAattgaaaaactaaattttaattaaaaatttttgaattaaaaaattcggaTCTCTAACGAGAGGTAAGGTACGTTTGGGTCAATAAAGTTAACACAAATTTATGCATCATTTTGGATTTGTTTTTAAGGCATCACGGTACTTTATCTGCAGATAATCcgttatagttaaaaaaaaacagcatgCAAACCTTTTTTAGATGAGTAAATTGAATTCTGTAAACAATTCTTATAAACAGTCCCGAAATTTGTAGTTAATAAATTATGGCgtgataatataaaaaagtggaATTCTTTGtgaattaatacattttaatatttattttttttttcaatattttctttttttttaatctctggCTCAAatctacatttacatatatttatttatattaaatatatatatatacatatatatttttgtttaatatattaagttcatgaactataattttttcTCTGATTTGTATTGATTAGTTCaagatttttctttaaatatttgcttacatattaatatttgtttaattatgaactttttaatttaaaaatatcctTATAATGCTGCTGTGTTgctttcaatatacatacatacatttgttataTGAAttgtttgcaacaaaatttgcaaaaagacaaatatgaaaatgattttctttttctattCCTTAAAACTTGTCTACACCTTAATTAATCCATTTTCAGATAATTTTGTATGCACGTGTTTATGTACCTctgtataacttttttttgctgcttttcGTTTCGCATACACAATACactaatttttgttgtattttttgttgcatcaaTGCTTGCctgaaagtttaattttttccatgctTATATGAAAATACACAATAAGTTAAATGTCtttcgtttgttttttgttttattatattttgtttattttattttgttttattactgGTTTTGTAAGTTTCGCACGTTTACATCAAGTAAATTTACAAAACATAACTAAAACGAACTTACAATAAAATGTGgtgaaaaatgaaaagaaaaaatttcttttaaatattaactagatagaaaaatatttagtcaGAAAACAGCGAACATTGTAGTATACAGTTAGCAGTagataagaaaatttatatttttaaaatataaatataaacatgtcaagtttttactatatatatgcacatgcaaGAAAAATCGCATGAATAcccaatatataattaatttatattttacaatataaaa
This genomic window contains:
- the LBR gene encoding lamin-B receptor is translated as MEGRRTRGRPKRKDVSVTLAATEKPSTTSTHVNVPTKRSTSKTNVSPARRASPSRTRRSSRPRTSIVSSAPSTTTILIRSSPVANPSPIKELKETPSPNTTSKTPIPTIVGSNLSTGGRSSPRFATKSTSSIHSTYSSSSTQKTVEIRSTTSALDTEFQKLSDYIRRSVSKAIDGDKREGTHTPTTNTELESRYSRSVSRSIFDDGASSKAEFSDNETNGRTGEDDNEEEEEIEEYKSFNVTSPHSYSTSAIGQNCRQLEIPSEFGGWIGTTLLMTVGPCLVYYLQWCCQKNICELRMPYTDIDSVKMYDILNSLFNGEAAIAFLMFNVGVIILSVLLCGRYVRLPTERSSPYYALEYKFNGLPIAIIITLVLGYTQIANKGLIDFLLRHQLRFCVYSFINAFVLSLWAYIRSLAVVGRKNRVHGNLYGKTGNFLVDYAQGRQVNPKWLDFIDFKVVFYRMTLLLTLVYVECFLIKLVTLPENPPSEDGIWSTVMYYYNNTYYDSAALLTSGMLLVYLWDALIFEHHMSSSFELQSEGFGALLLLRYGATPHLLTAVARYFFEQQLGRNVQTSTPLACCFAAYVPIALLIAGLLLKRISSAVKYKYRVNPTNPYFAGIETIHTYQGRRLLLGPLWGRLRHPNYTGELMTLCALAMPLFLRFAWPPLICILLLCIVLLHRTQRLQARNMSRYHSSWVRYCNKVRYYILPKVY
- the Tango11 gene encoding transport and Golgi organization protein 11 isoform X1, producing MATPHSPTRMFNGLDEDIYNEAKFAHEINDKMRVPKRIKATGEFSDEDLLLSNQNGLINSWNYHDKIDMNVPDRIVVLGHNQHLETRSAPREIQLENSILPKNPTVSMVRVQTPPRVITLNEHHFPSASEESSPHRYDDGADYEDGDYDDDDDTRPPPYVRANGIGHAQVGFHPTDSNSVESDSQLTTGGASKRSQQLVYNNHDASIVSHREGTPMGELTPHEEILYLRRQLAKLNRRVLNIEISNEQRLQREKIVYCLGLAYFVLKAVFWLNRN
- the Tango11 gene encoding transport and Golgi organization protein 11 isoform X2; protein product: MLNALKTIALKDLLLTTGGASKRSQQLVYNNHDASIVSHREGTPMGELTPHEEILYLRRQLAKLNRRVLNIEISNEQRLQREKIVYCLGLAYFVLKAVFWLNRN
- the HmgD gene encoding high mobility group protein D; translation: MSDKPKRPLSAYMIWLNSAREQIKRENPGIKVTEVAKRGGELWRAMKDKSEWEAKAAKAKENYEDAVREFEANGGSSANGTTKKRGKAAKKPAKKSKKAESEDDDDDEDEESE
- the Sps2 gene encoding selenide, water dikinase 2; the encoded protein is MFNPIDHGLSKDFRLTNFSTLRGUGCKLPEAVLTRYLQETDILHKVAHDENKKDKDGFIGSGMDCAVIPLARHKNYFLVQTVDFFYPLINDPKIMGKIALANVVSDIYAVGVTTFDKLNMLISVSTEFSELERDVIVPQIVEGFLEAAKEAGIRVHVQSISYNPWCIIGGIASSLCTEAEIIMPSNAKDGDAIILTKPLGTQLATNAYLWMEEKNEKYLKISTRLSDDDIRKTFNNAVKSMTFLNKIAAQLMHKYTAHAATDVTGFGLLGHAKNLACFQKDKLSFVLNKLPIITNVVTIGEILGQDLKLKSGKAVETSGGLLICLSADKAKAFCDEFFMLSNKEQQAWIVGSVKHTEEREAYLQDDAEVIEVDQ